Part of the Acidobacteriota bacterium genome, TGAAGACGCCGGAGTGGAGGCAGACGAGGGTGAGCCAGGCCGCTTCGTGAGGACGGAAGCCGAACTCGCGCAGCGCGGCGTCGCGGCCGGCCAGGTGCGGGACGTCCGGGGGCTTGAGGGCCATTGTCAGAAGTCCGCGACCTGATCGCACGGCATGGACATCCTCCTCACCTGCCCGCTACCGGACCAGGAACGCTCCCCAAGCCTCCATGACCTCGCGCCGGCGCTCCAGCACGTCGCTGCGGGCGTAGCACTGCTCGACCTGGCTCCCCACCGCGTGGGCCAGGGCCTGTTCGGCCAACTCCCGGTCGATTCCCTCGTCCGAGCACCACGACCGGAACGAACTGCGGAACCCGTGCGGGCTGCAATCGATCTTGAGGTCTTTCAGCAGCCGGCCGAACACGGCCGCCCCGACCATCTTCCCCTGGATGCCGGGAAAGACGAGCCCTTTGCCCCGGCCGCGCAGCCGTTCCGCCCGATCAAGGACCACAAGGGCGGCGCTGGAGAGGGGAACCCGGTGCTCCCTGCGCGACTTCAACCGCGAGGCGGGGACGGTCCAGGTGGCCGACTCCAGGTCGATCTCCCGCCACCTGGCTCCGCGAACCTCACCGCTGCGAGCCGCCGTCAGCGCCAGGAAGCGAAGCGCCAGCCGCGTCCCGATCCATGCCCCGGACGCCTGCACCTTGACCAGCACTCCTTCCCGCTCTCAATTCAGAGAAGTGTCAGAGAACGCAGGGACTTGTGGCACATGACGGTGAGCGACTGTCCCCCAATGTGGTCCTTGTTCGCCAGACGACCCGTTCAAGAGCGTGACCGGTTCGGTATGAGGCTGCTGTGCGGGTGGTGGGCAACCCGAAGTACAACTTGCGGATCGACTTCCGAGGTGGCGCTCCGTCACCGCCCTGGCGAAGACTCGGAACCCTGCCGCGCGCAGAGGAGGCTGTTACGCTACGTGGCTCCATCTCCGAGCCGGAGCCTTCAGGGGCGACAGACCATGAGACAGCCCTCGGAATGCTCCACTCCAAGAGTAGGCCGAGTCAGCCGAAGGACGTTTGACCGCCTCGCCAACGGAACCATGCCACACGAATCTCCTCGCAGATATCGGAGTGGAACCGCGCTTCTCGGCGCCGGCGCTCTCTCGCTCCTTCTGCCCGCCGCTACCGGCCCGAGCGCCGCCCAGAACGTGCGCCCTGACCAACCGCTCTCCACCGCAGAGATCGCGCGCCGTGTCACTGACAGTGTCGTCACCATCCACACCGCAAGCGGTCACGGTTCCGGCGTGATCGTCGATTCGACCGGCATCGTTGTCACCAACCTCCATGTCATCGAGAACGAGACGGATCTGGAAGTCGTCCTGGCGAACGGCGACATCTACGACGACATCGCCGTCGTGGACGTTGATGAGCGGCGAGACCTGGTCGTGCTCAAGCTCAAGGCCTACAACCTCGTGCCGGCGGCCATGGGGGACTCAGACGACATTCGGGTCGGCGACAGCGTCGTCCTTGTGGGTTCACCAGAGGGCTTCGACTCCACCGTCAGCGAAGGCGTCATCAGCGCCATGCGCGACACCGGAGCAGGCTACAGCGTCATCCAGACAAGTGCCCCCGCCTCCCCCGGCAGCAGCGGTGGCGGCATGTTCAATGCCTACGCGGAGCTTATCGGCATCGTCACATCTCAAGCACGCGAGGGCCAGAACCTGAACTTCGCCGTCCCCTTCAACTACGCTCGCGGTCTGCTCTCCACGGAGCCGACGATGACCCTCTCCGACTTGACCGAGCGGTTGAGCACCTCGGCCGACGCGAGTTCCCGGGTTGCGGAGCCGACATCCTCCTCTACTGGTATCAGTTCTGCTGACGCCGATCGGTTCAACGACCTCATGCAGGCGATCTCAGCCGACGAGGACCTACACGAGTTCGTGGAGTTTCGAGACGCCGGCGATGGCCTGTGGCTGTTCTTCTACAAGGACGGAGACCACGTTGCAGAAGTTCCTGGTTATGTGGAGCTCCTGGAAGACGGTTTTGATCGAGCCATGGTAGTGCTTCACACTCAGCAGCTTTCAAGCCCAGGATCTCCTTGGACGTCCAGACAGGTCGTGTCTCTGCTCCAGCTCAGCTTCAACTGGAACTTCGCCAAGCTCGTAGCAGACTCTGATGGTTCGCTGCGAACCATGCTCGAGCTTGAGCTCCGTACGACCGACGAACACTCTCTCATCCTTGGCGCCTACTCCGTCGGTGAGGCGGCTGATGATGTCGCCGGGATGATGAACGCGCCCGAGCCCTCCGGCTCGAGCACCATGGCCTCTGCGCTGACAGAGGCACCTGCTGCACAGACGGCATCGGTGGATCTCCTGGACCACGCAGTGCGCTTCGATCCGCGCGAGTGGTCGGAGATCCCTGCGTTGAACGACGACGTGCTCCTGCAGTTGGAGCACTCGTCGAAGGAAGTCTGGATGTCTCTGATAACCGAACGAGGGGAGATTCCGGTAGAGGCAATGGTGCAACTGTTTCGCCAGAATCTGGTCGTTGCGGGATTGCAGGACGTGGAGGGCATTCGAAGCGGCAAGCGCCTCGTAGGCGGGATTGAACTTGGGTACTCAGAAGTCCTCGCCACAGCCGAGGGGGTACCGGTCATCTACCTTGCCCATTTCTTCAGCAGCGAGCGCGGCACGATTCAGATCGTAGGCTGGACTCCGCGAAACCTCTACACCGAGCATAAGACGACGATCGAGCGCTTCGTCGCTGGTTTTCACCTGCCCTGAGAGTCCCCCAGCCAGTCAAGTTGGTTGGTTGAAAGGGTCGGCCCGGGCGTTGGAGATGCCAGGGCGACGCCTTGGCTCAGTCTCCTCTCGTACCGCCCCGTAGTGTCGTTCGTATGGCTGCTCGGAAGTCACCAGGGGCTGGTCCCCGGCTTCTCGGCCAGTCACCCAGTAAGGCGGAGCCGGCGCTCGATCGGCTGATAGGGATCCATCACGCGGCTCATGTAGATCAGCTTCCCCTGGATGCCGGGGAAGACCAGACCTCGACTCCGGCCACGCAGTCTTACCTGCCCAACGGACCGGCGCTTCACGTAGTCTCAAGAGCACCATGGGTACGCACCTCATCGGGCGCCGGTCTCTTGGAGCGAGTGGGTGTGTCGTTGCCTTGATGGCCATGACCGAGTTCGCGGCCGCCCAACTCTCTGTTCCCGGCCCTTGCGAGCCGGATGCCGAGACTCTCTGCCTGCACGGCGGCCGGTACGAGCTGCAAGCGGATTGGCGGACCGGCGACGGCAACAGCGGCTCGGCGAAGGTGGTGCCGAAGGGGACCAGGGATTCCGGCCTGTTCCGGTTCTTCGACGCCGAGAACTGGGAGGTTCTGATCAAGGTACTGGACGGCTGCGTGGTCAACGGCCATCACTGGGTGTATGGCGCTTCGACGACGGACCTGGGCTACGAGATCCGCGTCAGGGACACGGCGACTGACGATGTCAAGGTGTACCGGAACGAGCCCGGCCGGCCAGCACCCGCGATTACGGACGGCAAGGCGTTCCCTGGCGCCTGCGCGGCAGGTGTGTCGCCGCCGCTCGCTTTCCCCGATTGGAGGTTTCAGGGCACGCCGGGCGAGGAACTGGCGCCTGTTCGGCTGGTCGGCGGATCGGACTCGGGCTGTGTTCCCAACGGCACGTCGCTGTGCCTGGCGGATAGCCGCTTCGAGGTGGCCGTCGACTGGTCGACGGCCGGCGGGGCCGAGGGTCCCGCGAACACAGTGCCGGGCGGGACGAATAACTCGGGGCTCTTCTACTTCTTCGATCCGAACAACTGGGAGATGCTGATCAAGGTGCTGGACGGTTGCGCGATCAACGGCCACCACTGGGTGTACTCGGCGGCCGCCACGGACCTGGGGCTCGACATCACGGTGACGGACGCTGCGACGGGCGCGGCCTGGACGTTTGAGAAGCCGCCGGGGCCGCCGGCGCCGGCGATCACGGAGAGCAAGGCGTTCCCCGACAGTTGCGACGTGAGGCCGCTGCCGGAACTGGTGTCGCCCGGGTCGATTGCCGTCGAGTGGGACGTGTGGGAGGCCGAAATCGCGCACGAGAGTCTCGGCGATGTTCCGTTCGCGGACGACTTCGACGGCGACGGCGACGACGATGTGCTGATCGTGCCCGAAGCCGCACCGGAGGGTGCCGACCCGTCGGACACGAGGACCGGTCTCATCCTCGTCAACAACGGGGACTTCACCTTTGAGGTCGCCGCCGGGGACCGACCCCGCGGAGTGCATCCCTCACATGTCCTCATGGCGGACTTCGACGGAGATGGCAGGAACGACTTCTTCATCGCCGACCACGGCTACGACTTTCCGCCTTTCCCCGGCTGGCACAACCAGTTGCTGCTGTGGACCGCGGGCGGCTACGTGGACGCCACCGACCGGCTGCCGACCGACCCGGACGGCTTCACCCACCGCGCCGCCGTCGGCGACATCGACGGCGATGGCGACGTGGACATCCTGGTGGCCAACGCCTTCTCGCATTCCCTGCACCCGGCGCCGTACTTCCTGATGAACGATGGCAAGGGTCACTTCGTCCGGGATCAGAGGAGGTTGCCGCAGAGTTGGGACGGCGCGCCCTGGGCGGTTCAACTGGCGGATCTCGACGGCGACGGTCACCCGGACCTGGTCGCCGGACCCAGGGGAGACACGGCGGGAGAGTCCTTCGTGCATTGGGGGTCTGTCGAGGGTGTCTACGGGGACGGCAGGGCAACGGCGCTGCGGGAAGCGGCCTTCCTGTCCGCCTTTGGCGGTGGACACGTGGTTTCCACTGCGGTCGGCGACGTAACCGGAGATGGGCGGCCTGACATTCTCCTGGGCGGCTACGACCTTGCTCTTCAGGGGAGGGGCGTGCAACTGCTCGTGAACCATGGTGGGCGCGTCTTCGTCGACGAGACGTCGCGCCGCCTCGGCGCAAGCGCCTGGTCGGCGAGGGAAGCCGCGCATACGGCGTATCGCTTCCTGGACTTCAACCGTGACGGCGCGGTTGACATCGTTCCCCAGTTGTTCTGGAGCGGCGACGGGAGCCCGAACGTGCTGGCTTGGCTGAACGACGGGACGGGACACTACGTGCCCCTGAAGACCACCGAGTTCGACGACGCCGACGCCCTGGCGCTCTTCGAGTTGGGCAGAACGGTCCAGGCCGGCGGCGGGTTCAAGACGATCGTGTTCCACGGCGAGGGTGGCTCGTTCGTACGCGCACAGGCGGGAGTCGTGGTCGAGGGTGCCGTGATACGCCCGGAGGATTGATGGACCAGAGGTGTTGCCTTCCGATCCACATCCGACATGGCTCCTCCGTATCAGCGGCCCTCCGAGCCTTCCCGCAGGGATCAATCTGGACGTGAGCGACCCTCCCGGCGGCCTGAAACAGGCCGGCACATGGGAGCTCACGTCCCAACCCGAATCGCCTGGTACGACCCGGTCACCGCGCTCGTGGGGCGCTTTCCCCGAGCGGCGACCGAGAAACGCATTGCGTTTCAAGGACATTCGGGCGATGTCCTCAGAAGAGGACGATGTAACATTCGGAGAGTCGAAAACGGCACAAAGGGGGTGCTGTCCTTGTCCGTTTCTGGTGCGGATCCTGGAGCGACCCGGAGTTACGCGGCGACCACCGAGCCCACTAGCCCATCCTGCGGGCCGCATGGGTCGAGAGCTGCTGAATGCTTTGAGGGCGCCTGAGCGTTGGGATAGTCCTACGGGGCTCCGGGTTCGATTCCCGGCAGGTGCCCACTCACCCCCGAGAGGCCTGCGGCGCGAGGCCGCGAGCGTGATGCGTCGAGTAGCCGTCGATCGCAGGGCCGGACGTACCGCCGGCGGCCTCCGGAGCCCCTCGCTGGCGGAGCCGGATCAGGACGCGGCGAGCGGCATGGAAGCCGCCCCACTGCTCGAGCGCGGCGGGGTCGGCCGAGAGGAGCGCCGCCCTGACGGCGACCACCGTTTGCCACTCCTCCGGGGTCAGCGGCCGGACCGGAGGGCTGGCCCAGGCGGCGACCCTGCGGGAGAGCTGGTGCTGCTTCGGCACGGTGCGCGTCACGACGGCGACGTGGACCTTGGTTCCGAAGACGCGAAGCCACGGCCAGAGGTGGCGATGGCCGCCGGCCCAACTGCGCAGTTCCGTGTCCGTGTGGCGGCCGGGATCGGCGTAGACGAAGGTAGCCGACCGAAGGTCGGCGGCGATCGGCAGCCTGAGCGGGAAGTAGCGCCGGGTGCGCTTGGCCGCGCCGCCGTAGATGCGGCTGGGGTAGTGGTTGCGGGGGATGCCGCGCGCTTCGAAGTGGGCGACCTTCTCCGCCTCGGTGGCGAGCCAGGGGAGGCGAGGGTGGCGGACGACGTGATCGAGAGAGAGGAGGCGGCGGAAGAGGACCACGTCCTCCTCCGGTTTCCGGCGATGCCGGGTGTCTTCGACGCCGAGAGCGCTGTAGAGAGAACGGCTGTGCACGTGGGTGTATCGCAGCCTGGTGCCGACGCCGGGGACGGGGTGCTCGCGCGCGAAGCCGCGTTCGGTCAGAGCGCGGAGGAAGCGTGAGGTCTTCTTGCGGTGACACCGGTGGTGTCCGGTGAACTGGGTCCGGGTGAAGACGCCGGAGTGGAGGCAGACGAGGGTGAGCCAGGCCGCTTCGTGAGGACGGAAGCCGAACTCGCGGAGGGCGGCGTCGCGGCCGGCCAGGTGCGGGACGTCCGGGAGCTTGAGGGCCATTGTCAGCCGGCCGCGACCTGGTCGGCCTGAATGCAGGTGATGAGGATGCCCATGGCGCGCGTGTTCGTCCGTTACCGGACCAGGAACGCTCCCCATGCCTCCATGACCTCGCGGCGGCGCTCCAGCACGTCGCTGCGGGCGTAGCACTGCTCGACCTGGCTCCCGACCGCGTGGGCCAGGGCCTGTTCCGCCAACTCCCGGTCGATCCCCTCGTCCGAACACCACGACCGGAACGAGCTGCGGAAGCCGTGAGGGCTGCAATCGATCTTGAGGTCTCTCAACAGCCGTCCGAACACCGCCGCCCCGACCATCTTCCCCTGGATGCCGGGAAACACCAGACCTCCACCCCGGCCACGCAACCGGTCCGCCCGATCAAGGACCACAAGGGCGGCGGTGGAGAGGGGAACCCGGTGCTCCTTGCGGGACTTCATGCGCGAGGCAGGAACGGTCCATGTGGCCGACTCCAGATCGATCTCCCGCCACCTGGCTCCCCGAACCTCGCCTCTCCGCGCCGCCGTCAGCGCCAGGAAGCGCATCGCCAGCCGCGTCCCGATCCATGCCCCGGACGCCTGCACCTTGGCCAGCGCCTCGCGCAGGTCCTCTGCCGGCAGGTAGCGATGGTGCTTCCGCTTTCTCCGGCCGGCCGGCAACACCGCCGCAAGTGTGCTCGTCGGGTCGTCGGCCCGATAGCCGGCCGCCACGCTCCAAGCCATAACGCCCGCCATCCTCTGCCTCAGCCGCCGTCCGGTCGGCCGCTGACGGCGCCACAGGGGCACCAGGACCCGCATCAGGTCGGCGGTCTGGATCTCGTCGACCGGCAGGTCCCCAAGACCCGGGAACGCATGCTGCTCCAGCAGCCGCCGGACGTGCTTCGCGTGCTCCTCTCCCCAGTCGGGAGACTGGATCTCGAGGTACAGCGTCGCGGCCTCCCTGAAGGTCGGGGCATCGGTGGCGACGGGCGCCCTGGGATCGCCTCCCAGTCGAGCGGTTCTCGTATGCTCGAAGGCGACCTCCCGAGCCTCTTTCAGCGATCGGAACCTTGTCGAGCCCATGCCGACCTCGATCCGCTTCCCCTTGACGACGCCTCTCCAGACCCATCGGCCCTTGCCGGCGGCGGTGACTCTGACCATGAGCCCGTCACGGTCGTACTTCTTGAAGGGCTTGCCTGTGGGTCTGATGGCGTCAACTTGTCGTTGGGTGAGTGGCATGGCGGGATGGTAGCAGAGACCCCCGTATCGGATTCCCTCACGATGTCCCCCAATCCTGCCTCTACAGCCACACGCTGTCACCCGCTCCCAGTACCTGAGATAACGCTTCGCGAACCCTCACAAGTTACCGTATTCATTGGAGTTTTTTGCCATTTCTCGACTCTCTCCTGCGCTCTTTGGACCTCATGGGATATCGCCCGATCAGAGAGCACTCCACTACGCTCGCTTCGGTCAGGCGTCGGTTGCTGGGAAGGCGTCGGCCGTCGCTCGCTTCGAGTCCGCTGGGACCCCTCCCCCTGAGCCCCGGCACGGGCTGGACGGCGTCGGGATGTCCCTGCGAGGATCTACTCGAGGGAGCGAGCGCGCTCGTGGAGGATCGGGTAAGCCTCGGAGCGGGAGAGGTTGTCGTCGAGGAGGAGAGTGAAGGACTCGCTCCAGGCTGCCTCGGCATCGTCGCTTGTCGTCTCGACGTAGGTCAGCGATGAACCGGTTTCCCAGACGACGACCGCGCCGTTGCCGTTGGGCGAGACGAAGATCGTCGGCTGTCCGGTCCCGATCGTAGGCGCTGCCCGTTCCGACTTCACCTGTAGGCGGGCGAGGTGCTGGACGTAGCCGTTGTCGAGCGGTTGGGCCGCCGCGAGTAGAACGTGACCTTCTGCAGTCGCGGTTTCTTCCAGGAGATCGCCTTCTTGAGATCGGGCACCGACGAGCACGAGGTGAATGCGGGCTGCGCTGGAAACCCCATTGAGTCCACCCTCGGCGCAGAGACTCTCTGCGCGTCGGATCAGCATCTGCTTGGTGTCATGCGCCAGTGGCGTTAGAGCCCGACTACGAATCCGTCGGCCGACGAGTACGAGGTGGATGCGCGCGGCCTCCGCGACGGATGTGAGCGCGTTCTCCTCTTCGTCCTCGATCTTCTGGCAGAGGTTCGAGGAGTTCAGGTGATCCGCAAGACTGTCGGCGAGTTCGGCGAGTTCGACTGCTGGAGTGGAGAGTTCCAGTTGGACGAAGGCTCCGCTGTCGCTGTCGGCGAAACCGATGACAACTGCGTTGGCCTCTGAGGCGGCGTCAACAGTCGGCGCCTTGAGCAGACGTGCCGGCACCTCACTATCGAAGGGTTGGTCGATCAACTCCTGCGACACGTAGTCGTTGAGCCGGTGAACGCGACGCCACGTCGAGGCCAGTTCTCCGTCGATCAGTACCACGGGCGCGTACATGACCTTGTCGCCGTCGGTGGTGTCTTCGGACCAGACGACGTGTAGGACCGTGCGCGTGTTCGGTTGGTCGGAACTTCCTGCTGCTAGTTCAAACCGGTCGTGAGTGACGGCAAGGCGCGGTGCCGACTTGTTGCTGTAGATGTTGCCGGAGACCTCGATCGTGTCGGACCACTCGCTGCCGTTGAAAGAGGCCAGGTTGATCCGGGTAAGGGTCGAGTCACTGTTGCTAGACCACACGACGTAGAGCTGGCCGGTAGAGGCGTCGAAGGACAGGGACGGCGTCCTGTCGCTGTCGTCCGCTTCGCTGCCGGGAACCAGGTAGTGCTCGACAGTTCCGGACCCCCGACGAGCTTCAAGACGGAGGACTTCGGCGTCTGCGGAGGCCTCGGCGCCGTCGGGGAAGAGCTCTCCATAGGTGCCGACGGTGACCAGATAGATGTCTCCGCTCTTCCCGAGGACCGGAGCACTTGACGCGGCGTGTAGGGCGCCGGCGCCGAGCAGCAGGGCGATCAGCCCCACGAGGGCGGCGCGATCTGCCCGTTTGCCCGTTGAGAACCTGGGGAGGATGCTCTTCATCATGCCCTCAGATTCACCACCTGGCGCAGATCCAGGGACATCAGCACGGTTGAGAGCCCGGTGTGCTCAGGATAGAAGCGCCGTTCCAGCTTGCAGAAGAATCCCCTGGCCGCTTCGTTGTCGTGCTCCTGCATCGCCACCTGGCCCAGCAGGTAGAGGCAGTTCTTGACTACGGCTAGGTCTTGGTACTTCTCGGCCAACTCAAGTGCACGGATACCGTGTTGTCTTGCCAACCTCGGACGCTTCAACTCAAGGTAGGCGAAACACAGGTCCTGATGCGGCAGCATCGTGTACTGAATGGCCCCTCCGTGCCGGAAGGTCCGCATGCTCCGATAGAGCAACCGAAGGGCTTCGCGCATTGTGGCGCTGCGCAGTTGCTTGGCTGCGGTCGCTCGGGACAGCAGGCAATAGCCCAGATTCCCTTCGGCGATCGCGGTC contains:
- a CDS encoding site-specific integrase, with protein sequence MLVKVQASGAWIGTRLALRFLALTAARSGEVRGARWREIDLESATWTVPASRLKSRREHRVPLSSAALVVLDRAERLRGRGKGLVFPGIQGKMVGAAVFGRLLKDLKIDCSPHGFRSSFRSWCSDEGIDRELAEQALAHAVGSQVEQCYARSDVLERRREVMEAWGAFLVR
- a CDS encoding trypsin-like peptidase domain-containing protein; this encodes MRPDQPLSTAEIARRVTDSVVTIHTASGHGSGVIVDSTGIVVTNLHVIENETDLEVVLANGDIYDDIAVVDVDERRDLVVLKLKAYNLVPAAMGDSDDIRVGDSVVLVGSPEGFDSTVSEGVISAMRDTGAGYSVIQTSAPASPGSSGGGMFNAYAELIGIVTSQAREGQNLNFAVPFNYARGLLSTEPTMTLSDLTERLSTSADASSRVAEPTSSSTGISSADADRFNDLMQAISADEDLHEFVEFRDAGDGLWLFFYKDGDHVAEVPGYVELLEDGFDRAMVVLHTQQLSSPGSPWTSRQVVSLLQLSFNWNFAKLVADSDGSLRTMLELELRTTDEHSLILGAYSVGEAADDVAGMMNAPEPSGSSTMASALTEAPAAQTASVDLLDHAVRFDPREWSEIPALNDDVLLQLEHSSKEVWMSLITERGEIPVEAMVQLFRQNLVVAGLQDVEGIRSGKRLVGGIELGYSEVLATAEGVPVIYLAHFFSSERGTIQIVGWTPRNLYTEHKTTIERFVAGFHLP
- a CDS encoding VCBS repeat-containing protein, which produces MTEFAAAQLSVPGPCEPDAETLCLHGGRYELQADWRTGDGNSGSAKVVPKGTRDSGLFRFFDAENWEVLIKVLDGCVVNGHHWVYGASTTDLGYEIRVRDTATDDVKVYRNEPGRPAPAITDGKAFPGACAAGVSPPLAFPDWRFQGTPGEELAPVRLVGGSDSGCVPNGTSLCLADSRFEVAVDWSTAGGAEGPANTVPGGTNNSGLFYFFDPNNWEMLIKVLDGCAINGHHWVYSAAATDLGLDITVTDAATGAAWTFEKPPGPPAPAITESKAFPDSCDVRPLPELVSPGSIAVEWDVWEAEIAHESLGDVPFADDFDGDGDDDVLIVPEAAPEGADPSDTRTGLILVNNGDFTFEVAAGDRPRGVHPSHVLMADFDGDGRNDFFIADHGYDFPPFPGWHNQLLLWTAGGYVDATDRLPTDPDGFTHRAAVGDIDGDGDVDILVANAFSHSLHPAPYFLMNDGKGHFVRDQRRLPQSWDGAPWAVQLADLDGDGHPDLVAGPRGDTAGESFVHWGSVEGVYGDGRATALREAAFLSAFGGGHVVSTAVGDVTGDGRPDILLGGYDLALQGRGVQLLVNHGGRVFVDETSRRLGASAWSAREAAHTAYRFLDFNRDGAVDIVPQLFWSGDGSPNVLAWLNDGTGHYVPLKTTEFDDADALALFELGRTVQAGGGFKTIVFHGEGGSFVRAQAGVVVEGAVIRPED
- a CDS encoding tyrosine-type recombinase/integrase; this translates as MPLTQRQVDAIRPTGKPFKKYDRDGLMVRVTAAGKGRWVWRGVVKGKRIEVGMGSTRFRSLKEAREVAFEHTRTARLGGDPRAPVATDAPTFREAATLYLEIQSPDWGEEHAKHVRRLLEQHAFPGLGDLPVDEIQTADLMRVLVPLWRRQRPTGRRLRQRMAGVMAWSVAAGYRADDPTSTLAAVLPAGRRKRKHHRYLPAEDLREALAKVQASGAWIGTRLAMRFLALTAARRGEVRGARWREIDLESATWTVPASRMKSRKEHRVPLSTAALVVLDRADRLRGRGGGLVFPGIQGKMVGAAVFGRLLRDLKIDCSPHGFRSSFRSWCSDEGIDRELAEQALAHAVGSQVEQCYARSDVLERRREVMEAWGAFLVR